A section of the Malus sylvestris chromosome 17, drMalSylv7.2, whole genome shotgun sequence genome encodes:
- the LOC126611335 gene encoding 3-isopropylmalate dehydrogenase 2, chloroplastic-like produces MAAAPACLQLNAKPFSSFLSPNPISKHTPKVGRISCSAASPSKRYSITLLPGDGIGPEVISVAKNVLNLAASIDGIEFKYEEVPIGGAALDLTGVPLPDETLLSAKQSDAVLLGAIGGYKWDKNEKHLKPETGLLKLREGLKVFANLRPATVLPQLVDASTLKREVAEGVDLMVVRELTGGIYFGKPRGFGTNENGEEIGFNTEVYAAYEIDRIARVAFETARKRKGRLCSVDKANVLEASMFWRKRIMEIALEYPDVELSHMYVDNAAMQLIRDPKQFDTIVTNNIFGDILSDEASMITGSIGMLPSASLGESGPGLYEPIHGSAPDIAGQDKANPLATVLSAAMLLKYGLGEEKAAKRIEDAVLDTLNRGFRTGDIYSTGTKLVGCKEMGEEVLKSVDSQVPSPV; encoded by the exons ATGGCTGCCGCTCCTGCTTGTCTCCAACTCAACGCTAAACCCTTCAGCTCCTTTCTCTCTCCCAACCCTATTTCCAAACACACCCCGAAAGTGGGTAGGATCAGTTGCTCCGCAGCCTCACCCTCTAAACGCTACTCCATCACTTTGCTTCCCGGCGATGGCATTGGCCCCGAAGTCATCTCCGTCGCCAAGAACGTCCTCAACCTCGCCGCCTCCATCGATG GGATTGAGTTTAAGTATGAAGAAGTACCTATTGGTGGAGCTGCCTTGGATTTGACTGGAGTTCCACTACCTGATGAGACCCTTTTGTCAGCTAAGCAATCCGATGCAGTTCTTCTCGGAGCAATTGGGGG GTACAAATGGGATAAGAACGAAAAGCACTTGAAACCAGAAACTGGCTTGCTTAAACTTCGCGAAGGTCTTAAAGTGTTTGCGAATCTGAGGCCTGCAACTGTTTTGCCGCAG TTAGTGGACGCTTCAACTTTGAAGAGAGAAGTAGCTGAGGGGGTTGACCTTATGGTTGTAAGAGAGCTCACTGGAG GTATATATTTTGGAAAGCCTAGGGGTTTTGGCACCAATGAAAATGGCGAGGAGATTGGCTTCAATACAGAGGTGTATGCTGCCTATGAG ATTGATCGAATTGCTCGTGTTGCATTTGAGACTGCTCGGAAGCGAAAGGGGAGGCTCTGCAGTGTTGACAAGGCAAATGTGTTGGAG GCATCAATGTTTTGGAGGAAAAGAATCATGGAAATAGCCTTGGAGTATCCTGATGTTGAACTCTCACACATGTATGTTGATAATGCTGCAATGCAGCTTATTCGTGATCCGAAACAG TTTGATACGATTGTAACGAACAACATATTTGGCGATATATTATCTGATGAGGCTTCAATGATCACTGGAAGTATTGGGATGCTGCCATCTGCTAGTCTTGGGGAATCG GGTCCTGGACTTTATGAACCCATACATGGTTCTGCTCCCGATATTGCTGGACAG GATAAAGCAAACCCATTAGCGACAGTTCTCAGTGCTGCTATGCTTTTGAAGTACGGTTTAGGTGAAGAAAAGGCTGCCAAGAGAATTGAGGATGCAGTTCTAGATACTTTGAATAGGGGGTTTCGGACTGGTGACATATATTCCACTGGAACT AAATTGGTAGGATGCAAAGAAATGGGTGAAGAGGTATTGAAGTCTGTTGATTCCCAAGTTCCTTCTCCAGTATGA
- the LOC126611931 gene encoding secreted RxLR effector protein 161-like: MIEECKCDMMRKYEMTDLGLLHHFLGICVIQQEGSIFIHQKKYALSLINKFGLKNCKSIIIPLPLTDKLIKDDGSEAIDEELYKRIVGSLLYLTGTRHDIMYLACVLARYMHCPSTKQRGTTKRILRYVQGTVDYGIKYEKGNATLLIGFYDNEWSGDEDDMKSISGYAFSFNNGAFSWASIKQQSVALSTA, translated from the coding sequence ATGATTGAAGAATGCAAATGTGATATGATGAGAAAGTATGAGATGACAGACTTAGGTTTGCTGCATCACTTTCTTGGAATTTGTgtcattcaacaagaaggtagCATATTCATTcatcaaaagaaatatgcattAAGTTTGATTAACAAGTTTGGATTGAAGAATTGCAAATCTATTATAATTCCCTTACCTCTCACTGATAAGCTAATAAAAGATGATGGGAGTGAGGCTATAGATGAGGAATTGTATAAAAGAATTGTTGGCAGCCTTTTGTATTTGACTGGAACAAGGCATGATATCATGTACTTAGCTTGTGTACTTGCCAGATACATGCACTGTCCTTCCACCAAGCAACGTGGCACTACTAAGAGGATCTTAAGATATGTGCAAGGAACTGTGGATTATGGAATCAAGTATGAGAAGGGAAATGCAACCTTGCTCATAGGTTTCTATGACAATGAATGGAGTGGAGATGAAGATGACATGAAATCCATATCAGGCTATGCTTTTAGCTTTAACAATGGTGCTTTCTCTTGGGCCTCTataaagcaacaaagtgttgcaCTCTCAACTGCATAA